Proteins encoded together in one Carya illinoinensis cultivar Pawnee chromosome 3, C.illinoinensisPawnee_v1, whole genome shotgun sequence window:
- the LOC122302946 gene encoding CBS domain-containing protein CBSX5-like, protein MVLFSLSLPSLLFPPRVFSPPCLSFSFFAINRNEISRILHAEPILSDLCLSKPALRSLPISATVADALAALKNTDDNFISVWDCVDHSAKVEFGHDNVGVGCECRCVSKVCMVDVICYLCRDENMFSPSAALKAPVSAILPKIPGLVRHLEPSSRLWEAIDLILQGAQNLVVPIQTKLSSYSRRKQLQKPSTTGPTTIHNGREFCWLTQEDMIRFLLGSIGLFSSLSALSVDTLGIITTDILAIDYYSPASSAIGAISRSLCEQTSVADSGIVMLWIRNVL, encoded by the exons ATGgttttattttccctctctcttccctctctcctTTTTCCTCCCCGCGTTTTCTCTCCCCCATgcctctctttttcatttttcgccATCAACAGAAACGAAATCTCTCGGATTCTTCACGCAGAACCGATTTTATCAGACCTCTGTCTCAGCAAACCAGCCCTAAGGTCCTTGCCCATTTCTGCAACCGTCGCTGACGCTTTGGCGGCCTTGAAAAATACCGACGACAACTTCATCAGCGTATGGGACTGCGTCGATCACTCGGCCAAGGTTGAGTTTGGTCACGACAACGTCGGCGTTGGCTGTGAGTGCCGTTGCGTTAGCAAGGTGTGCATGGTGGATGTGATATGCTATCTTTGCAGGGATGAGAATATGTTTTCTCCTTCTGCTGCCCTGAAGGCGCCTGTTTCTGCAATCTTGCCAAAGATTCCTGGACTCGTGAGGCATCTGGAGCCATCTTCGAG ATTGTGGGAAGCCATCGATCTGATTCTGCAAGGAGCCCAGAACCTTGTGGTACCGATACAAACCAAACTAAGCAGCTATTCAAGAAGAAAACAGCTCCAAAAACCCTCGACCACCGGCCCTACTACCATCCACAACGGCCGCGAATTCTGCTGGTTGACTCAAGAGGACATGATCCGGTTCCTTCTCGGCTCCATCGGGCTCTTTTCCTCGCTCTCGGCGCTCTCTGTTGACACTCTTGGCATTATCACCACCGACATCTTAGCCATTGACTATTACTCCCCTGCCTCTTCGGCAATTGGAGCTATATCCCGCTCTCTCTGTGAGCAAACTTCAGTGGCTGATTCTGGTATTGTTATGCTTTGGATCCGTAATGTATTGTGA